In a genomic window of Temperatibacter marinus:
- a CDS encoding methyl-accepting chemotaxis protein, translated as MFWNRKKEKTDEATAMLRRENVYLKEQNAHYQATFDQISDLSGKIAKGDLSARIIHWDHFDTLSPTLAQLNQAFDLTDAYVREASASLEAALDKRYYRRFLETGMQGDFKRGAQIINAATQSIKKQEEGQRHELKRLATEFETYVMALVDQIDQAAKHTRKSADELMEGADENQRLATTVAAASKQATMNVQTVAAASEQLTSSVEEIARQVTTSLHETEKTSEEAAATEQTIKALSQSSETIGTVIKLISDIAEQTNLLALNATIEAARAGEAGKGFAVVASEVKNLAQQTASATGDINHQVSDIQNNTSQSVRAVDKIGRGISSLKEIAAAISAATEEQSAATSEISRNIQEAATGTKDVTANIGHVSATAQQTKSRAQELHSSSVQLEDQIHNLKIETTKFLQTFK; from the coding sequence ATGTTTTGGAATAGAAAAAAAGAGAAAACTGATGAAGCCACTGCAATGCTTCGCAGGGAAAATGTTTATCTAAAAGAACAAAACGCTCACTATCAGGCTACTTTTGATCAAATTAGTGATCTCTCAGGAAAGATTGCAAAAGGAGATTTGAGTGCGCGGATTATCCACTGGGATCATTTTGATACTCTATCCCCTACATTGGCACAATTAAATCAAGCTTTTGATCTTACCGATGCTTATGTTCGGGAAGCCAGCGCCAGCTTAGAAGCCGCCTTAGATAAACGATATTATCGGCGTTTCTTGGAAACTGGGATGCAGGGCGATTTTAAGCGCGGTGCTCAAATCATTAATGCAGCTACACAGAGTATAAAAAAACAAGAGGAAGGGCAGAGACATGAATTAAAACGCCTTGCAACTGAATTTGAAACCTATGTGATGGCCTTGGTTGACCAGATAGATCAAGCTGCCAAGCATACACGGAAAAGTGCAGATGAACTTATGGAGGGGGCAGATGAAAATCAGCGCCTTGCAACAACGGTAGCGGCGGCGTCAAAACAGGCGACCATGAATGTTCAAACTGTTGCAGCAGCCTCAGAACAATTAACCTCTTCTGTGGAAGAGATCGCCCGCCAAGTGACGACATCTCTTCATGAAACTGAAAAGACTTCTGAGGAGGCCGCTGCTACAGAGCAGACTATTAAGGCGCTGAGCCAGTCTTCTGAAACCATTGGGACAGTGATAAAGCTGATCTCAGACATTGCCGAGCAAACTAATTTACTTGCACTGAATGCGACCATTGAAGCGGCTCGTGCGGGTGAAGCGGGCAAAGGCTTTGCAGTGGTGGCGAGTGAAGTGAAAAATTTGGCTCAGCAGACGGCCTCCGCGACCGGCGATATTAATCATCAAGTCTCGGATATACAAAATAATACAAGCCAATCCGTGAGGGCTGTTGATAAGATTGGACGCGGTATCTCTTCTCTAAAGGAAATTGCGGCAGCCATTTCTGCAGCGACAGAAGAACAATCTGCGGCCACTTCTGAAATTAGTCGAAATATTCAAGAGGCGGCAACAGGCACGAAGGACGTAACTGCAAATATCGGGCATGTGAGTGCCACTGCTCAGCAAACTAAAAGTCGCGCACAAGAATTACATTCTTCTTCTGTTCAATTGGAAGATCAAATACACAATTTGAAAATTGAAACGACGAAATTTCTTCAAACATTTAAATAA